The window GTGGAGTATTGCCCCGTTGGATGACTAACCTTTTGTTCATACTCCCTGAGGAGAGAAGCAGATCGTTAAACGCATGAAGAGTTCTTGTAAAATCAACCTTCTCGAAGACCACCTCCTCTTTGGTCTTTCCCTCCCATGGAAACTGTGAACCTTTATCCTTTGCCTCCATGTGAGAACACACAATGAGGATGCGTATAAGGACATGGTGTAGTACAGTTACCATATGAGTGgagtaaatatttttcccctctccttGATGTGTATATTTTAGGAGAGTCTTCAATGTTAAGTGCAAGTCGCACAGGCCATAGGTGGCGATGTTTCGTTGGATCTCTTTCACCAAGTGATGTAGCATCTCCCCCTGAGTTGGGGGTGCTTTCCCAAGGAAGTACACGACAGCCACGATATCTTTCCTATCCAGTTCTGTCAAATTATGAATAATCGTTTTGGTGAGCACTTGAATGAAGGCCTCGTCGTGGAAATTAATCTGGGCGTACAGACTACACAGGTTGAAAAGGTGTCTACTGTTTTCCAGTAGATGGGAACACTGAGGATTGGTCGGTCTAAGTAGAGAAGCATGTAGGTATTCACTTTCTGAGCTGTACATCCCGTTAAATGATTGTCTACCAGAAGGAGCATCTATATAATTCGCACCTTCTCTATTACATCTCCGCAATATCTCCTTATTTATCATCCGAATAAGGAGGTCGGGCTTTTTGCCCTTCATACCCCTTCCCCTGTCTGCGCAGAAAGATCCAAGCAGGTAGACCAAACTGTTGGTGTAAACGACCGAGGCGTAGAACTTTACAATGAATTCCCAAAAATGGGAGTACACAGAAAGTGCACATAGGAGGGAATCTGTTCTGGGCAAACTTCGGGCATTTATGCCATTTAGAAGGAGCTTAAAGGATGCAATGTGTTCGTAAATCCTCCTATTAAAGTGGTCGCAGGTTGTAGAATCGCTAGCTAGTACTCTCAAGGATAGGATCTTCAAACATCTAACTAAGTCCAGAATATTATTACttacaacaaaatgaatttttattttttgcgaaTTGTACAAGGGGATAAATTCATTAGGAAAGCATCTCCACATGAACAGAAAGGAGGAGGTAGCATTGGGAAGGTACCCTTGGAAGGATCGTTTTGCTTTTAGGTATGCATAGAATGTTGTTCGTTTTTGCAAATTATCAGAAGGAGCTCTTCCGACATGTGTGCCTTCATTATATATGTGTTGTTTTCCGTTGGAGAAACCTTTCTGTGAAGACTCCTCCCACACGAGTCTCCAAAAGAGGTTCAGGTAGATGTGCACGATGGCCCTGTTTAACATGCGGTGGAGATGGTCCAGGCTGATGGGGTAACCATTGTTATCATCTTTCTGAGCATTTCCCATCGGGAACCTCCCTTCTTGGATGTCAAACCGGTTTAATACCTCTGCGTATTTCTTCACAAACAGGGCGATACTAACAAAGTGATGTACGTCCAAATGGAGCGAAGAGTAGAATTCCTTGATTCGATCCAGATTCATGTGGTTTGGGTTAATATGGCTAGTTACCACGACCCGTGGGTGGAACTCTCCTTCGATAGGACCATGTTTATCTGTATGATAACGCTTCGCATGGGTGCTTAAGCGAAGGATGCTTGAAGCGAACAGGTAATTAACCACCTCCAGGTAGAAGATGCTTATCAGATCTATCTCCTCATTGCAAATTCTTAATTTTCTACCATGCTTGTTAATTACCGTAAGCACTTCCACCAACATTTGACTGTGTATCTGTTTCTTGGAAGAATCCTTCTGCTTGATGCTTACTCCCAATTGGGTGGGTACCCCTTGTGGGGCTTGACGCCTCTGGTCGCTTCTTTCAACATGGCTTAGGTACCTCCTATTTAGTTGGACAAAAGAATTCACCACTCTGGAAAGGAACTCCCTGCAATGGTCCCTTTGTCCATCGTAGTTTAACAGGCACAGTGCATTCAGTACGTAGGTACAACTTCGGATAGCCTCCTCTGATGCATCACCCTTTGCATGGAACTGCTTCAAGAGGAACTCCACGAAGGATCGCACGTGCAGATGGGTAGTTTGAAGGAAGTGGTTTAGCGCAGTTTTACCTCCGGCTGGCGGGGTGGTAGAACATGGTATGTAGTTATTTGGTAAATGGTTTGTGGTAGGTGTTCGTGGAGGGAATTCTTTTCCACCTTGGGGTTGCTCACCTCCCTTCCCGTCCCAATTCTTAACCTGACGCAATCTCTCCTCCCCGCGAAGTCCCACCTGTTCGTTCAACTCACTCAGAAAGGAGCAGAGCGCTGATAGAGGGTACACAACATCGTCGTCGTGCAAGTGGCCACCGCGAtgcttttccaaaatgaaatTCAAAAGTCGTTTCACTtgattttctctttttcttttaagtaTATTGTTGATgcagtttaaaaaaaattgtttcatTGTACGGTTTCCCTGTACGGTTTCCCTGTACGGTTTCAGTGTACGGTTTCAGTGTACGTTTTCACTGTACGGTTTCACTGtacagtttcttttttctgaatGGGGGAGTGCTTGGGCTTTATGCAAAAAGTAGGGGATTGCAAGGCGCCGCTCGGTCACACTTCCCTTCGCATTGGcacaattaatttttttacgtgaactttttttttttttttttttttttttttttttttttttcttctcattagGAATGTTATTTCCCTCCAACTGTGTACGGTCAGGCGCcacaaaggggggggaggttgCGCAAACGGAGCGCGCAAACGGAGTACGCAAAAGGAGCATGTAGAAGGAGCACGTAAAAGGAGCATGTAAAAGGAGCACGCAAACGGGGCACGGAAATTGGACCCCCAAACAGACTGCGCAAACGTGATAGatggggagagaaaaactCTCCTCCGTGCTTTTTGTTTAGTTGGAAAAGAGTTGAAGGATGCTGTTGAATCCGTTTGTGTGGCAGATCTGCATGAACACGGAGTTGTATAGGTTCTGCTTGAGCTCCATGTTGATGTTGATGTCGCGCAGGACCTGCGAAGAGGGGTGGGGGTGGTGTGTCGTAATGAACGTGGCGCACGTGGTGATCATAGTGTGTGGAGGGGGGGGTATGGTATTTTACAAACGTTCTCTCCTACTTACCGTCTCGTTGATATTATCATTGTTGATCATTTGTAGCTTAACATAGGTAACCTCGAAATTCTTGTCCAGCTCATCCTTCTGAACTTCCTGATGGTGCACCTTGGTTTTCTTCAAAACGAGTTCGTTGTTGGTGATATTTTGGTTCAGTAGACTGAGCATATCCACGACAAAGGGCTCGCCTCGGATTTTATCGTTGCTCATGATTTTAGTTAGGGCTAGGAAGATAATGATTTTCTCGTTGACATTGATTAGCTTGTCAAGGATTGGCATGTAAAGGTTCTTCAGTACGTTGAAGATGAGGCCTGCGTTGGGAAGGAAGTTTATCATCAATGGGATAAAGGTTCGGAGCAGTTGTATTTGGTTCACAACCCTTTTAGCAGTTACATTAACGTTTCACAGAAGTACAAAACAGCTTATAGGCAACGAagattcaaaaaaaaaaaaaaaaaaaaaatgacaaccgTGATGGTGGATACTTACCCGCGTGTATCTGTTCTACCGTGTCGACGAAGAGAGAAACGTCTGTCTTCAGAACCAACACAGACAACGCATGAACAACCttaattttaataatgtCATTCTTATATTGCTGGAGAAAAGTAAATAGTAAGACAAAGAGAGGCTTCAGGAAAGTCTTATAATTTTCCACAGGGAGGTATGTAAAGATAATGAGTATTATTTGAAAGGAATCGGTGGAGAGTTTCTTGTTAGATAAACAGTAATGGTAAATGTTGAAAAGTTGCTGCATGTTGTTTTTGATGATATCCTGAAAAAGTTggtgttttttaaaaaagctaCGCAAGACACATATGATTCCATTGACATTTCCAACGGTACTTTTCCACAGATCCATTTCATACAGATTGCTTAATATTTTTAGGTGAATTTTCTGGACTGTATATGTGTTGTCTACAATAATCGAAAGGATCTGAAAAATATAAGGTATGAAGTCGTGTACATAcatttgtaatatttcgGAGAAGGTTGAAATGACCACTTCTTCCACTTGGTTAATGCCATTGGTATTTTCAGATTTGTATATTAAGGAGATGATAAGTGTCAATAGCTCAAAGAGGTAATGATTAAACAACGGGTTGTGTGATtcatttataattatttttatcgtGTTGTCTAGGATCAGCAGTAAAGGAACATATAAATTGGTTAGCTTTTCTGGGCATAGAAGAAATATCCTCATAATTGTGATGAGGATATATTCATTTAGGATTTTCACATGGACGTGATACTTGAGAAGGAACAACAACCTTGTTAATGTTTTGGATAAAGAATTGTTGAAAATAACCTGCACGATGTCAGCACTAATTTGTTGATTTAGAATTCGATTCATGCAAAGACAAGCGTAGCAATAGATCATTACCTTGTCCGTGAAGAGCAGATGATGTAAAAAGGTAAAGATATCTAAGGCGTTGTTAGAAGTGATACAGATGGTTCTGTTATTCAGAATAAATTTTAGAATGGACAAAAGGTAGATGGTGTTGTTTTTACTAAACAGATCTTCGTTGGATAACCAAACAGATTTATTCTGACTTGTGCATGCATTTACGTGTCCACTTGCGCCGATGGAGTTGGTTCCTGATCGGCTCGAAAAGTCATAATCGTGAATACCGTAACAGAGGGAATCCACATCTGGATATTTCATCTTTGCTGTCATAACGAATTCCTTAAGAATGTGCTGTACgttttgttcataaaaattttgtgcCAAATTTACCTGACCAAGACAGGTGATTAGTTGTATTTTGTACTCTAAATTGCAGGCCTCATAGAAAGGGTCATTTTTATCAATTCCTCCATGGTGGAGATCTCCTGAATGGTTCTGCATCTGCGTGGTTGCGTTGCAAACGCCTGTAGAGACACCTGCCCCTACTCCATCGACTCTGTCACCAGACGAAGTAGAAGAATGGTTGAAGAACATGAGAGAATCCCTTGAGAAAATCCTAACCTCCAACATGGGAAAACAAGCGTCGAAGTAGTTATCACAGAgtgttttcaaaaaatagGTAGCAGCAGATCTGACAGAAAAGGAGTTCACCTTGTTCAGATCGTTCCTAAAGTAGTCTAGATCTGCATCTAGGATCTCTTCTATATCGTTTCTTTTAAGTCGTATGTGGTGTAGAACCCGTTCAATAATTTTGTGTAGAAACTGTTTGTCCTTGTATGGATTCGAGTCATTTTTGTTCAGATTCATGTGATGAATTAGCTTGATGGTAGATGCAAGGCAATTGTAATTGTGGCACAGTAAGTTCCTATCCCCTTCAGCGTAAAGAACCTGAGTCAGGGAGAAGACTAACTTCACGATGTACTTTTTCGATTCATCTTGATACGTTTCTGAAATGATTTTAATCACATCTACCAACATCACTTTGCACTTTAAAACGTTTTGCAGAAATTGGGCATTCAGTTTGGAGAGTTCATGCAGGTTCATCTGTGGGGGGGAGAATTCCCCAGCGTGGCTTTGTGATGCAGAGGCGGAAGTGCCGCCCATATTGTACAGTACCTCCATATAGCGAACGAAATTACCCACTAGACCAACATCGTAGAGAAGCatattattaaaaatgttgaagAGGACTTCAAAGTTATCCTCAAAATATTCAGGTAGATCCACCCCGATGATGGCatagaatatttttaaatacacGTGCATATTTTGTAGGAGGTAGTTCATCGCAAGAAAGCAGTTACTTATCTGTAGGTACACTTCGCTGGGTTTGATTTGTCCTGATGCTCCTGAAAGCAACGCGTTTGGACCTCCCCCTGCGACATTTAACTTCTCCGCAAGGTAGCCACTACTTTCAGAAAACTTCCCATACAGGTAGACAAAGTAAAGGGTCAATGGAAATTCAATGTGAGTAaggattatttttaaatcatACTTGGATACGTAGTcattgtttttgtatttctttacaatttttctgATTATTTTCATAgcgatgaatttttttctgagaATGGTAGTGTTTATGTGATGACGGGAGGAGTGTGTCATAGCCGTGGCGAGTGGAACGAGCTTCACATTCCCATTGTAGTCGTTAGCGATGGTACCTTTTCCAGGGAAATCGAACTGAGCACTTCCCACCCCTCCGCCAACGCCGTTAACAGCATTGTCTACACTAACCGCGCTAACCACATTAACTACACTAACCATGTTTGAGAGACTAGCCACTCCAGCTCCAGGCAACCCATATAGGATGCAATCACTAAGCAAAAATAAACTATGCCTGTCATTTGTCTTGTACACTCTCTTCGTATTGTTGATGTAGTTCACAATATCATCGTTAAGTGACTTATTTCGACAACatataacatttttaatttcctcgaGATTGGCTATAAACTTGGGATaatgaatgaagaaattgtcCTGCGTTAGTCCCTCCACGATTTCCTTATTCCTTACGTAAAGCATGATACAGTCGATGATCTTGGCTGTGTCGTccaccttcttcctctcaTCGCTGTGTAGGAATTGTACGACACTCTCTGCTCCTCCATCACTAATATACAGGGTGATCAAATAAAACAAGAGATAATCATAATCGTCGCAGATGCTAAACTTGAACAAGTACAATAAAatttcataaaaatatttgtcgAGACTTTGTATGTCTTCATTGTTCACGTCGAGGAGGAAGTGCATGCAGAAGTGCTTGATCTGTATGCTCAAGTCGGGGCTGAGTTCTAAATTCTCCAGATTACTGTGGACACTTttctttataaaattttttatacttATCATGACTGCTATTTTTACGTTCCTGTTTAGCACTCCATcgtacatgttttttttttcgtttttctcatCGTAGGGGTACATGACAAACTTGAGGAGCAACCGGATATAGTTCTCCCGGTTGGGGTCCTCATACAGCGCCGTGATCTTGGCTTCGCTCTGCTTTATGTCATCAAAGTTGCTCGACACGCTCCGCGCGAACACTGTCAGCAGGTCGCTCTCCAGTTTGTCCTCCATCGTGGGGCTTAACTGGATTAACTGGATCAGCGGGGTGGCAGGATTAGAAGGGTTATCAAATGTAGGGGTTACTGTTCAGTGCCCGATGCGGTTGCTCTCTCTGGCGTATCTCTTCCGGCCCCACGTGTTTCCTACTGAGACGATTCCTTCGGGTGTTATCTTCGAATGGTAACTTGGGGTGACTCCCTCAGGTGCTACCTTCCGGGGCTCGCTGGCTCGGGCGTGCTGTGCTACCCCTTTGCTCCCGCTGGGCTACACACAAGCGCGTGCCCCCCAAATGCATGTTTTATGCGTCCCTCTGGGGCGGGGCGACGGAGGCGAGCGGGAGAAGCAACGGataggaagaagtaaagagGGGATAAAGCAAAGAtgagaagaagtaaagagGAGAATAAGCAACGATGGGACGAACTGCAaaggcgcaaaaaaaaaaaaaaaaaaaaaaaaaaaaaaaaaaaaaagttttccaAGGGGGGTCCTCTTTTTATACACAAAAGGATGACCAcactttgttcatttttttactaaaaatggaactagcttttttttctttttttcttttctttttttttttttttttcttattttttacctgaacaggtcatatatatttttttttttttttttttttttttttttttttacctccctTTTGTGTAGCTTGAGAGTGCGAGGCGGCAATTTGAGGGAACCGTATTTTCGAGTCGCTCAGGCGGGAAAACAGTAAAGTATAAAGAGGGATGGGAACACCGAttaggggagggggggaaagaaaaattcaccAGTGGGTGCGTGCACAAATTGGTTATTAGGGAAATTGCgataaagggggggagggggcgGTGCCGAACTGGTGGACCAAACCAAACCTTTGggcaaaaatgtggaagtGCCGAGGATGGGGTCTGATGTATGCATTCCCATAGGTGGGAATACAGTTCCTTTTGAGGGATGGTGCAACTTTAAAATCTTTGAATTGAACGGGATGAGGTGTGTTTCTCCGTTGTGTTTATTCCCATTAGGTGTGAGGGATtgtaaaaacaaaagtgtCCCTTGTTTGGTAATACCTCGTAACGCATCAAAAAAACAGTTTTCCGTTTCCGCAAGTTGCgcgaacattttttttttttttttttttttttttttttttttttttcctccttccaaa is drawn from Plasmodium knowlesi strain H genome assembly, chromosome: 7 and contains these coding sequences:
- a CDS encoding importin alpha re-exporter, putative — its product is MEDKLESDLLTVFARSVSSNFDDIKQSEAKITALYEDPNRENYIRLLLKFVMYPYDEKNEKKNMYDGVLNRNVKIAVMISIKNFIKKSVHSNLENLELSPDLSIQIKHFCMHFLLDVNNEDIQSLDKYFYEILLYLFKFSICDDYDYLLFYLITLYISDGGAESVVQFLHSDERKKVDDTAKIIDCIMLYVRNKEIVEGLTQDNFFIHYPKFIANLEEIKNVICCRNKSLNDDIVNYINNTKRVYKTNDRHSLFLLSDCILYGLPGAGVASLSNMVSVVNVVSAVSVDNAVNGVGGGVGSAQFDFPGKGTIANDYNGNVKLVPLATAMTHSSRHHINTTILRKKFIAMKIIRKIVKKYKNNDYVSKYDLKIILTHIEFPLTLYFVYLYGKFSESSGYLAEKLNVAGGGPNALLSGASGQIKPSEVYLQISNCFLAMNYLLQNMHVYLKIFYAIIGVDLPEYFEDNFEVLFNIFNNMLLYDVGLVGNFVRYMEVLYNMGGTSASASQSHAGEFSPPQMNLHELSKLNAQFLQNVLKCKVMLVDVIKIISETYQDESKKYIVKLVFSLTQVLYAEGDRNLLCHNYNCLASTIKLIHHMNLNKNDSNPYKDKQFLHKIIERVLHHIRLKRNDIEEILDADLDYFRNDLNKVNSFSVRSAATYFLKTLCDNYFDACFPMLEVRIFSRDSLMFFNHSSTSSGDRVDGVGAGVSTGVCNATTQMQNHSGDLHHGGIDKNDPFYEACNLEYKIQLITCLGQVNLAQNFYEQNVQHILKEFVMTAKMKYPDVDSLCYGIHDYDFSSRSGTNSIGASGHVNACTSQNKSVWLSNEDLFSKNNTIYLLSILKFILNNRTICITSNNALDIFTFLHHLLFTDKVMIYCYACLCMNRILNQQISADIVQVIFNNSLSKTLTRLLFLLKYHVHVKILNEYILITIMRIFLLCPEKLTNLYVPLLLILDNTIKIIINESHNPLFNHYLFELLTLIISLIYKSENTNGINQVEEVVISTFSEILQMYVHDFIPYIFQILSIIVDNTYTVQKIHLKILSNLYEMDLWKSTVGNVNGIICVLRSFFKKHQLFQDIIKNNMQQLFNIYHYCLSNKKLSTDSFQIILIIFTYLPVENYKTFLKPLFVLLFTFLQQYKNDIIKIKVVHALSVLVLKTDVSLFVDTVEQIHAGLIFNVLKNLYMPILDKLINVNEKIIIFLALTKIMSNDKIRGEPFVVDMLSLLNQNITNNELVLKKTKVHHQEVQKDELDKNFEVTYVKLQMINNDNINETVLRDININMELKQNLYNSVFMQICHTNGFNSILQLFSN